A single Micromonospora sp. CCTCC AA 2012012 DNA region contains:
- a CDS encoding DUF4177 domain-containing protein translates to MQKWEYATVPLLVHATKQILDNWGEDGWELVSVVPGPNPEQLVAYLKRPKA, encoded by the coding sequence ATGCAGAAGTGGGAATACGCCACGGTCCCGCTGCTGGTCCACGCGACCAAGCAGATCCTCGACAACTGGGGCGAGGACGGCTGGGAGCTGGTCTCCGTGGTCCCCGGTCCGAACCCGGAGCAGCTCGTCGCCTACCTGAAGCGGCCGAAGGCATGA
- a CDS encoding MBL fold metallo-hydrolase gives MGGRVTGAAGALADEVPGWVTLLRAPNPGPMTLDGTNTWVLRTAPGAPAVVVDPGPAHEEHLAAIAAHGPVGLVLITHGHPDHTEGSARLHELLGGTPVLAVDPAHSVGAGPLTADTPLDAAGLDLRLVNTPGHTADSVCFLVGHGDERVVLTGDTILGRGTTVVAHPDGHLGDYLTSLELLSAYRGIPALPGHGPALADCGAAADFYLAHRRARLDQVRQVVAEGVTDAPDVVARIYADVDRSLWWAAEMSVRAQLAHLGVDERESGPGAGGLEQA, from the coding sequence ATGGGCGGGCGTGTGACGGGAGCGGCAGGGGCGCTGGCCGACGAGGTGCCGGGGTGGGTCACGCTGCTGCGGGCACCGAACCCGGGGCCGATGACCCTCGACGGCACCAACACCTGGGTGCTGCGGACGGCCCCCGGTGCGCCGGCCGTGGTGGTCGATCCGGGGCCGGCGCACGAGGAACACCTGGCCGCGATCGCGGCGCACGGGCCGGTCGGACTGGTCCTGATCACCCACGGCCATCCCGACCACACCGAGGGCTCCGCCCGCCTGCACGAGCTGCTCGGCGGGACGCCGGTGCTCGCCGTCGACCCCGCGCACTCCGTCGGCGCCGGGCCGCTGACCGCGGACACCCCGCTCGACGCCGCCGGTCTCGACCTCCGGCTGGTGAACACCCCCGGCCACACCGCCGACTCGGTCTGCTTCCTGGTCGGGCACGGCGACGAGCGGGTGGTGCTCACCGGGGACACCATCCTCGGCCGGGGCACCACCGTCGTCGCCCATCCGGACGGCCACCTCGGTGACTACCTGACCAGCCTGGAGCTGCTCTCGGCGTACCGGGGGATCCCGGCGCTGCCGGGGCACGGCCCGGCGCTGGCCGACTGCGGCGCGGCGGCCGACTTCTATCTCGCCCACCGCCGGGCCCGGCTCGACCAGGTCCGGCAGGTGGTCGCCGAGGGTGTCACCGACGCGCCCGACGTGGTCGCCCGGATCTATGCCGACGTGGACCGGTCCCTCTGGTGGGCGGCCGAGATGTCGGTCCGGGCGCAGCTCGCCCATCTCGGCGTCGACGAGCGGGAATCCGGCCCCGGGGCCGGCGGGTTGGAGCAGGCGTGA
- a CDS encoding ArsA family ATPase — MVPSEDAAPQLDVDQILADPGVRIVVCCGAGGVGKTTTAAALALRAAERHGRRTVVLTIDPARRLAQSLGLTELDNTPRQVKGIDVEASGGELHAMMLDMKRTFDDVVLQHTDPAKAAEIFANPFYQAMSSTFAGTQEYMAMEKLGQLHARGEWDLIVVDTPPSRSALDFLDAPARLSRFLDGRMLRLLLAPARSGGRSMFSFVTASFGMFSKVVQKVIGAQLLTDLSGFVAALDSMFGGFRQRAEQTYRILQADETAFLLVAAPESDAVREAAYFAGRLREERMPLAGLVLNRVHRPASALSAADSLAAAERLEREGGHEATADVLRAHAVLARQAAREQQVAARFTEAFPAVPAVSVTAQPADVHDVDGLRTIGEAISRP; from the coding sequence TTGGTGCCTTCCGAAGACGCGGCGCCGCAGCTGGACGTCGACCAGATCCTCGCCGACCCCGGCGTGCGGATCGTGGTGTGCTGCGGAGCGGGCGGCGTGGGCAAGACGACCACCGCCGCGGCCCTGGCGTTGCGCGCCGCCGAGCGGCACGGCCGGCGGACGGTGGTGCTCACCATCGACCCGGCCCGCCGGCTGGCCCAGTCGCTCGGCCTGACCGAGCTGGACAACACCCCACGCCAGGTCAAGGGGATCGACGTCGAGGCCAGCGGCGGTGAGCTGCACGCCATGATGCTCGACATGAAGCGCACCTTCGACGACGTGGTGCTCCAGCACACCGATCCGGCGAAGGCGGCGGAGATCTTCGCCAACCCCTTCTACCAGGCGATGAGCTCGACCTTCGCCGGCACGCAGGAATACATGGCGATGGAGAAGCTCGGGCAGTTGCACGCCCGGGGCGAGTGGGACCTCATCGTGGTGGACACCCCGCCGTCCCGCTCCGCGCTGGACTTCCTCGACGCGCCGGCCCGACTCTCCCGCTTCCTCGACGGGCGGATGCTGCGGCTGCTGCTCGCGCCGGCGCGCAGCGGGGGCCGGAGCATGTTCAGCTTCGTCACCGCGAGCTTCGGGATGTTCTCCAAGGTCGTGCAGAAGGTGATCGGCGCCCAGTTGCTCACCGACCTCTCCGGCTTCGTCGCCGCACTGGATTCGATGTTCGGCGGCTTCCGGCAGCGGGCCGAGCAGACGTACCGGATCCTGCAGGCGGACGAGACGGCCTTCCTGCTGGTCGCGGCCCCCGAGTCGGACGCGGTCCGGGAGGCGGCGTACTTCGCCGGCCGGCTGCGGGAGGAGCGGATGCCGCTGGCCGGCCTGGTGCTCAACCGGGTGCACCGCCCGGCGTCGGCGCTCTCGGCGGCCGACAGCCTGGCCGCCGCCGAGCGGTTGGAGCGCGAGGGCGGCCACGAGGCCACCGCGGACGTGCTGCGGGCGCACGCCGTGCTGGCCCGACAGGCGGCCCGTGAGCAGCAGGTGGCGGCCCGGTTCACCGAGGCGTTCCCGGCCGTGCCGGCGGTGTCGGTGACGGCACAGCCCGCCGACGTGCACGACGTCGACGGGCTGCGGACCATCGGTGAGGCGATCAGCCGACCGTGA
- a CDS encoding ArsA-related P-loop ATPase — MAAAEQPADPAGTGWPARLHVVTGKGGTGKTSVAAALALGLAAGGRRTLLVEVEGRQGIAQLFGTDPLPYEERHLTDAPGGGEVRALAVDAEEALLEYLDMFYKLGAAGRALRKLGAIDFATTIAPGLRDVLLTGKVKEATTRTSGQRRTYDAVVLDAPPTGRIGRFLNVTAETARLARVGPIKTQSEGVSALLRSPMTAVHVVTLLEEMPVQETVDAIAELTKLGFPVGRVIVNGARPPLPAGRAVTQAELKRGLLAAGLPADRETVAGLAEEARDQHIRRELEDSLRGDLAELGRPVTELPLLPDGVDRAGLETLADVLVRAD; from the coding sequence GTGGCAGCAGCAGAGCAGCCGGCCGATCCGGCCGGCACCGGATGGCCCGCCCGCCTGCACGTGGTGACCGGCAAGGGCGGCACGGGCAAGACGAGCGTGGCCGCGGCGCTGGCCCTCGGGCTGGCCGCCGGCGGGCGGCGCACCCTGCTGGTCGAGGTGGAGGGGCGGCAGGGCATCGCCCAGCTCTTCGGCACCGACCCGCTGCCGTACGAGGAGCGGCACCTGACCGACGCCCCCGGCGGCGGCGAGGTGCGGGCCCTGGCGGTGGACGCCGAGGAGGCCCTCCTCGAATACCTGGACATGTTCTACAAGCTCGGTGCCGCCGGCCGGGCGCTGCGCAAGCTCGGCGCGATCGACTTCGCCACCACCATCGCCCCGGGCCTGCGGGACGTGCTGCTCACCGGCAAGGTGAAGGAGGCGACCACCCGCACCAGCGGGCAGCGCCGGACGTACGACGCGGTGGTGCTGGACGCGCCGCCGACCGGGCGGATCGGCCGTTTCCTCAACGTGACCGCCGAGACCGCCCGGCTGGCCCGGGTCGGCCCGATCAAGACCCAGAGCGAGGGGGTCTCCGCGCTGCTGCGCTCGCCGATGACGGCGGTGCACGTGGTGACGCTGCTGGAGGAGATGCCGGTCCAGGAGACGGTGGACGCGATCGCCGAGCTGACCAAGCTCGGCTTCCCGGTCGGTCGGGTCATCGTCAACGGCGCCCGGCCGCCGCTGCCCGCCGGCCGGGCGGTGACCCAGGCGGAGCTGAAGCGGGGGCTGCTCGCCGCCGGGCTGCCGGCCGACCGGGAGACCGTCGCCGGGCTGGCCGAGGAGGCCCGTGACCAGCACATCCGCCGGGAGCTGGAGGATTCGCTCCGGGGCGACCTGGCGGAGCTCGGCCGGCCGGTGACGGAGCTGCCGCTGCTGCCCGACGGGGTGGACCGGGCGGGCCTGGAGACGCTGGCCGACGTCCTCGTCCGGGCGGATTGA
- a CDS encoding RidA family protein has product MSNGPHAKLAELGLSLPEVVPPVASYVPAVQSGQHVYVSGQLPMAEGKLLATGKVGAGVSAEQAKDLAERCALNAMAAIDSLVGLENVVKIVKLTGFVASAPGFTGQPGVINGASDLFGAVFGEAGRHARSAVGVAELPLDAPVEVEVIVEVG; this is encoded by the coding sequence ATGAGCAACGGACCGCACGCGAAGCTCGCCGAGCTGGGTCTGAGCCTGCCCGAGGTGGTGCCGCCGGTGGCCAGCTACGTGCCGGCCGTCCAGTCCGGCCAGCACGTCTACGTCTCCGGCCAGCTGCCGATGGCCGAGGGGAAGCTCCTCGCCACCGGCAAGGTCGGCGCGGGCGTCTCCGCCGAGCAGGCGAAGGACCTGGCCGAGCGGTGCGCGCTGAACGCCATGGCGGCGATCGACTCGCTCGTCGGCCTGGAGAACGTCGTCAAGATCGTGAAGCTGACCGGCTTCGTCGCCAGCGCGCCGGGCTTCACCGGCCAGCCGGGCGTCATCAACGGCGCCTCGGACCTCTTCGGCGCCGTCTTCGGTGAGGCCGGCCGGCACGCCCGCAGCGCCGTCGGCGTGGCGGAGCTGCCGCTGGACGCCCCGGTCGAGGTCGAGGTCATCGTCGAGGTCGGCTGA
- a CDS encoding WhiB family transcriptional regulator: MGMIADWPSLAACQNGDPDALFVQGAEQNVAKRICRSCPVRYECLADALDNRIEFGVWGGMTERERRALLRRHPQVTSWRKMFEAAMKKNAKEKAGKDKVLVTAAG; encoded by the coding sequence ATGGGCATGATCGCTGACTGGCCGTCACTGGCGGCATGTCAGAACGGGGACCCGGACGCGTTGTTCGTCCAAGGCGCCGAACAGAACGTGGCGAAGAGGATCTGCCGGAGCTGCCCAGTTCGGTACGAGTGCCTGGCCGACGCGCTCGACAACCGGATCGAGTTCGGGGTGTGGGGCGGCATGACCGAGCGGGAACGCCGGGCGCTGCTGCGCCGCCACCCGCAGGTCACGAGCTGGCGCAAGATGTTCGAGGCCGCGATGAAGAAGAACGCCAAGGAGAAGGCCGGCAAGGACAAGGTCCTGGTCACCGCCGCCGGCTGA
- a CDS encoding Rv0361 family membrane protein, whose amino-acid sequence MTQPPIGGASGSPAGPSHQDPALAGHTPGAVLPPVAGHPPYQQPAAPKRKRGLLIVSIVLGAALLLCGGGGTAAFLALRNAEDGQGAKDPTVAVDGFLTAVYKDRDAKRAATFVCSAARDDKKIAAKVAEVQKYSTEYQNPRFRWTTPKVDNQTGDRATVTTKVTMTTTDEKVADQDLRFTVVRKTGWWVCEVA is encoded by the coding sequence ATGACCCAACCGCCCATCGGTGGCGCCAGCGGATCGCCCGCCGGTCCGTCGCACCAGGACCCGGCGCTCGCCGGCCACACCCCCGGCGCGGTCCTCCCGCCCGTGGCGGGTCACCCGCCGTACCAGCAACCGGCCGCGCCGAAGCGCAAGCGCGGCCTGCTGATCGTCTCGATCGTGCTGGGCGCGGCCCTGCTGCTCTGCGGCGGTGGCGGCACGGCCGCGTTCCTGGCCCTGCGCAACGCGGAGGACGGCCAGGGCGCCAAGGACCCGACGGTCGCGGTGGACGGCTTCCTCACCGCCGTCTACAAGGACCGGGACGCGAAGCGGGCGGCCACCTTCGTCTGCTCCGCCGCCCGGGACGACAAGAAGATCGCGGCCAAGGTCGCCGAGGTGCAGAAGTACTCCACCGAGTACCAGAACCCGCGGTTCCGCTGGACCACCCCGAAGGTCGACAACCAGACCGGGGACCGGGCCACCGTGACCACCAAGGTCACCATGACCACCACCGACGAGAAGGTCGCCGACCAGGACCTGCGCTTCACGGTGGTGCGGAAGACGGGTTGGTGGGTCTGCGAGGTCGCCTGA